The following proteins are co-located in the Neisseria sp. Marseille-Q6792 genome:
- a CDS encoding zinc ABC transporter substrate-binding protein — protein sequence MKHPKLTLIAALLTTAATAAPLPVVTSFSILGDVAKQIGGERVSIQNLVGANQDTHAYHMTSGDIKKIRSAKLVLINGLGLEAADVQRAVKQSKVSYAEATKGIKPLKAEEEGGHHHDHDHDHDHEGHHHDHGEYDPHVWNDPVLMSAYAQNVAEALIKADPEGKVYYQQRLGNYQMQLKKLHSDAQAAFNAVPAAKRKVLTGHDAFSYMGKRYHIEFIAPQGVSSEAEPSAKQVAAIIRQIKREGIKAVFTENIKDTRMIDRIAKETGVNVSGKLYSDALGNAPADTYIGMYRHNIKAMSEAMK from the coding sequence ATGAAACACCCCAAACTCACCCTAATCGCCGCATTGCTGACCACTGCTGCAACTGCCGCACCCCTTCCGGTTGTAACCAGTTTCAGCATTTTAGGCGATGTGGCCAAACAAATCGGCGGAGAGCGCGTATCCATACAAAATTTGGTCGGAGCTAACCAAGATACTCATGCCTATCACATGACCAGTGGCGACATTAAAAAAATCCGCAGTGCAAAACTTGTCCTGATTAACGGTTTAGGTCTCGAAGCTGCCGATGTACAACGTGCCGTCAAACAGAGCAAAGTATCCTATGCCGAAGCGACCAAAGGCATCAAACCCCTCAAAGCCGAAGAAGAAGGCGGACACCATCACGACCACGATCACGACCATGACCACGAAGGACACCACCACGACCACGGCGAATATGACCCCCACGTCTGGAACGACCCCGTCCTTATGTCCGCCTATGCCCAAAACGTCGCCGAAGCCCTGATAAAGGCCGATCCCGAAGGCAAAGTTTATTATCAACAACGCTTGGGCAACTACCAAATGCAGCTCAAAAAACTGCACAGCGACGCACAAGCCGCATTTAACGCCGTCCCTGCCGCCAAACGCAAAGTCCTGACCGGGCACGATGCCTTTTCCTATATGGGCAAACGTTACCATATCGAGTTCATCGCCCCGCAAGGCGTGAGCAGCGAAGCCGAGCCTTCAGCCAAACAAGTCGCCGCCATCATCCGCCAAATCAAACGCGAAGGCATCAAAGCCGTCTTTACCGAAAATATCAAAGACACCCGCATGATAGACCGCATCGCTAAAGAAACCGGTGTCAACGTCAGCGGCAAACTGTATTCCGACGCACTCGGCAACGCGCCCGCCGACACCTACATCGGCATGTACCGCCACAATATCAAGGCAATGAGCGAAGCAATGAAATAA
- a CDS encoding metal ABC transporter permease, whose product MNPYDLLITPFAEFDFMRYAFASVFCLSLSAAPVGVFLVMRRMSLIGDALSHAVLPGAAVGYIFAGLSLPAMGAGGFAAGMLMALLAGLVSRFTTLKEDANFAAFYLSSLAIGVVLVSKNGSSVDLLHLLFGSVLAVDIPALQLIAAVSTLTLLTLAVIYRPLVLESIDPLFLKSVGGKGGLWHVLFLVLVVMNLVSGFQALGTLMSVGLMMLPAITARLWAKHMGALILLSVLTALLCGLSGLLISYHIEIPSGPAIILCCSVLYLFSVILGKEGGILTKWLKNHRHHTT is encoded by the coding sequence ATGAACCCCTACGACCTGCTTATCACACCCTTTGCAGAATTCGATTTTATGCGCTATGCCTTCGCATCCGTCTTCTGCCTGTCCCTCAGTGCCGCACCCGTCGGCGTATTCCTCGTTATGCGGCGGATGAGCCTGATCGGCGACGCACTCAGCCACGCCGTCTTGCCCGGAGCCGCCGTCGGCTACATATTTGCCGGCTTGAGCCTGCCCGCTATGGGTGCGGGCGGGTTTGCCGCCGGTATGCTGATGGCGCTGCTTGCCGGACTTGTCAGCCGCTTTACCACCCTGAAAGAAGATGCCAACTTTGCCGCCTTTTATCTCAGCAGCCTCGCCATAGGCGTAGTCCTCGTCAGCAAAAACGGCAGCAGCGTCGATCTGCTGCATCTGCTTTTCGGCTCCGTACTTGCCGTCGATATTCCTGCCCTGCAACTCATCGCCGCCGTATCCACCCTCACACTGCTTACCCTTGCCGTCATCTACCGCCCGCTCGTACTCGAAAGCATCGACCCCCTGTTTCTCAAATCCGTCGGCGGCAAAGGCGGGCTTTGGCACGTCCTCTTTCTCGTCCTGGTCGTCATGAACCTCGTATCCGGCTTTCAAGCCCTCGGCACACTCATGTCCGTCGGACTCATGATGCTGCCAGCCATTACCGCCCGCCTGTGGGCGAAGCACATGGGCGCACTCATCCTCCTATCCGTTCTGACAGCCCTGCTGTGCGGCTTGAGCGGACTGCTCATTTCCTACCACATCGAAATTCCTTCCGGTCCCGCCATCATCCTCTGTTGCAGCGTCCTTTATCTCTTTTCCGTCATACTCGGCAAAGAAGGCGGCATTCTGACCAAATGGCTCAAAAACCACCGCCACCACACCACCTGA
- a CDS encoding metal ABC transporter ATP-binding protein, whose translation MSIIVENLTVSYRRRPAVHHVDITFEEHSMWAIFGPNGAGKSTFLKSLMGLQPIDTGSIRLDGLSRQDIAYLPQQSDIDRSQPMTVFDLAAMGLWYEIGFFKGINTAQKQRVHEALERVGMRQFARRQIAHLSNGQFQRVLFARMLVQNAKFLLLDEPFNAVDARTTYELLDVLQKCHCNGHAIIAVLHDYEQVRAYFPNTMLLAREKIAAGATETILTEPYLAQANAKMQQQESPEWCAS comes from the coding sequence ATGAGCATCATCGTTGAAAACCTAACGGTCAGCTACCGCCGCCGACCTGCCGTGCACCATGTGGACATTACTTTTGAAGAACATAGTATGTGGGCGATTTTCGGGCCGAACGGCGCAGGGAAATCCACCTTTCTCAAATCCTTGATGGGATTGCAGCCTATCGATACAGGCAGCATCCGGCTGGACGGATTGAGCCGCCAAGACATTGCCTACCTTCCCCAGCAGTCCGACATCGACCGCTCCCAACCTATGACCGTTTTCGACTTGGCGGCAATGGGGCTGTGGTATGAAATCGGTTTTTTCAAAGGGATAAATACCGCTCAAAAACAACGCGTCCACGAAGCCTTGGAACGTGTAGGAATGCGACAGTTTGCCCGCCGCCAAATCGCCCACCTTTCCAACGGACAATTCCAGCGTGTCCTTTTTGCCCGAATGCTGGTTCAAAACGCCAAATTCCTACTTCTGGACGAACCTTTCAATGCCGTTGATGCACGGACAACCTACGAGCTTCTCGACGTGTTGCAAAAATGTCATTGCAACGGACACGCTATCATTGCCGTTTTGCACGATTACGAACAAGTCCGTGCCTACTTTCCTAACACTATGCTGCTTGCACGTGAAAAAATTGCGGCAGGTGCAACCGAGACCATTCTGACAGAACCCTACCTCGCTCAAGCCAACGCCAAAATGCAGCAACAGGAAAGCCCCGAGTGGTGCGCGTCATAA
- the rplS gene encoding 50S ribosomal protein L19, which translates to MNLIQQLEQEEIARLNKEIPEFAPGDTVVVSVRVVEGTRSRLQAYEGVVIARRNRGLNSNFIVRKISSGEGVERTFQLYSPTVEKIEVKRRGDVRRAKLYYLRGLTGKAARIKEKLPARKG; encoded by the coding sequence ATGAACCTGATTCAACAGCTCGAGCAAGAAGAAATTGCCCGCCTGAACAAAGAAATCCCCGAATTCGCACCGGGCGACACCGTAGTCGTATCCGTACGCGTCGTGGAGGGTACCCGCAGCCGTCTGCAAGCCTACGAAGGCGTTGTCATTGCACGCCGCAACCGTGGTCTGAACAGCAACTTTATCGTCCGTAAAATTTCCAGCGGCGAAGGTGTTGAACGTACTTTCCAACTGTACTCTCCTACCGTTGAGAAAATCGAAGTCAAACGCCGTGGCGACGTACGCCGTGCCAAACTGTACTACCTGCGCGGCCTGACCGGCAAAGCTGCACGCATCAAAGAAAAACTGCCTGCACGCAAAGGTTGA
- the trmD gene encoding tRNA (guanosine(37)-N1)-methyltransferase TrmD has protein sequence MLIQAVTIFPEMFDSITRYGVTGRANRQGIWQFEAVNPRKFADNRLGYIDNRPFGGGPGMIMMAPPLHAAIEHAKAQSSQTAKVIYLSPQGKPLTHKKAVELAKLPHMILLCGRYEGIDERLLQSSVDEEISIGDFVVSGGELPAMMLMDAVLRLVPGVLGDMQSAEQDSFSSGILDCPHYTKPLEFQGMAVPEVLRSGNHGLIAEWRLEQSLRRTLERRPDLLEKRVLIPKESRLLETIRQEQREIQS, from the coding sequence ATGCTTATCCAGGCAGTTACCATTTTCCCCGAAATGTTCGACAGCATTACCCGCTACGGCGTAACGGGACGCGCGAACAGACAGGGAATCTGGCAGTTTGAAGCAGTCAATCCCCGAAAGTTTGCCGACAACAGATTGGGCTACATCGACAACCGCCCGTTCGGCGGCGGCCCGGGAATGATTATGATGGCTCCGCCGCTTCATGCGGCAATAGAACACGCCAAAGCACAATCTTCCCAAACCGCAAAAGTCATCTACCTCAGCCCGCAAGGGAAACCGCTGACACATAAAAAAGCGGTAGAACTGGCCAAGCTCCCGCATATGATTTTATTGTGCGGACGGTATGAGGGCATAGACGAAAGACTGCTGCAAAGCAGCGTCGATGAAGAAATCAGCATCGGAGATTTTGTTGTTTCCGGCGGAGAGCTTCCCGCCATGATGCTGATGGATGCGGTATTGAGGCTTGTACCCGGCGTATTGGGCGATATGCAGTCTGCCGAACAGGATTCGTTCTCAAGCGGCATTTTGGACTGTCCCCACTACACCAAACCCTTAGAATTTCAAGGCATGGCTGTTCCGGAAGTATTGCGTTCCGGCAATCATGGCTTGATAGCGGAATGGCGATTGGAACAATCGCTGCGCCGCACCTTGGAGCGCAGACCCGATCTTTTGGAAAAGCGCGTTTTAATCCCAAAGGAATCCCGCCTCTTAGAAACCATCCGGCAAGAGCAACGGGAAATCCAATCATAA
- the rimM gene encoding ribosome maturation factor RimM (Essential for efficient processing of 16S rRNA), with amino-acid sequence MTDTQNRVAMGYIKGVFGIKGWLKIAANTEYSDSLLDYPEWQLVKDGKTVSVTLEAGKVVNGELQVKFEGIDDRDSAFSLRGYTIEIPREAFAPTEEGEYYWADLVGMTVTNKDNAILGKVSNLMETGANDVLMIDGEHGQILIPFVSQYIETVDTGSKTITADWGLDY; translated from the coding sequence ATGACAGACACTCAAAACCGGGTAGCCATGGGCTACATCAAAGGTGTATTCGGCATAAAAGGCTGGCTAAAAATTGCTGCCAATACCGAGTATTCCGACAGCCTTTTGGATTACCCCGAGTGGCAATTGGTCAAGGACGGCAAAACCGTCAGCGTTACCCTTGAAGCTGGAAAAGTTGTCAACGGTGAGCTCCAAGTCAAATTCGAAGGCATAGACGACCGCGATTCGGCATTCTCATTGCGCGGTTACACCATCGAAATCCCCCGTGAAGCATTCGCACCGACGGAAGAAGGAGAATACTACTGGGCCGACTTGGTGGGCATGACCGTTACCAATAAAGACAATGCCATCCTGGGTAAAGTCAGCAACCTGATGGAAACAGGTGCAAACGACGTATTAATGATTGACGGAGAACACGGGCAGATTCTGATTCCGTTCGTTTCCCAATATATCGAAACCGTCGATACCGGCAGCAAGACCATTACTGCCGACTGGGGTTTGGACTACTGA
- the rpsP gene encoding 30S ribosomal protein S16 — MVVIRLARGGSKHRPFYNVIVTDSRNRRDGRFIERVGFYNPVANEKQERVRLNADRLNHWIAQGAQVSDSVAKLIKEQKAA, encoded by the coding sequence ATGGTAGTTATCCGTTTGGCACGCGGCGGCTCGAAACACCGCCCTTTCTACAACGTCATCGTTACTGATTCGCGCAACCGCCGCGACGGCCGCTTCATTGAACGCGTAGGCTTCTACAACCCCGTAGCCAACGAAAAACAAGAACGCGTACGCCTCAACGCAGACCGCCTGAACCACTGGATTGCACAAGGTGCGCAGGTTAGCGACTCTGTTGCAAAACTGATTAAAGAACAAAAAGCCGCATAA
- a CDS encoding GNAT family N-acetyltransferase, translated as MPTQTDPGYFFMPNHIILIGASEQPYSLGERILSNLLGTPFQGKITPVNPRHHTIAGLPAYPSLNKIPGGADLIIAVTPPDSYDTLFKACQKKQLQHIILIQDWNSLSSSELNTAENAIRKHHGDRLNITACTTAGIQIPSLGLNISTHDEYAAGYTAILTGDAAVSRQIDTVLKKLHQGISRHISLNYGISPITSADWLNRFGHSLHTKTAVLHHNPEEDQRKLFSAIRQFTRHTPLILHITYRTTETDRAVLHSLARRCNFLISFNTDDLEAALRTQLSNLPQLSRLDILSDTPAEWLHAYTPANLSLHFPTISRQVSNGYITCTPTPSLYHNIVSRQLSQPDTQAVLTILTPSGHKDYKKTARALIRLSEQTAKPLLISSPLSDGINHFDSPTQAIRTLAFHNTAAELKQLQLCTAPLKPCRLKTPQPQNIKKALAAANPSLLAEALHLPPYRHTTHNAVQFQLDSHPIYGNILTVRYAGQTTAALPPFTTQDSLHIAQFAELEDSQTLNQFLHTLTTLSNHNLHIGKITLNLNGGQYNTDFDLKAPETHNAPGRKTTSKTVQTLEHAAAKMQSAAQYLKHKNPAASEFLRHTSEAAAELLGSKTATDKKTPNVLPPYPEAHPKILFLKNNMTVTVSPLLPEDAEAKQKFIRKLSPEARYTRFMTHINELPEATLARLCNPDYYCEAAWTARDNNDNIVAVVRHSRLNRNECEFGIALAENMRGSGLAQQMMELIIQTAAQQGYRTMSADILKANTPMVKLAEKSGFTLKESDTEKNLYRAYLHLVPDKTTTIKTNKNLRTNHKIP; from the coding sequence ATGCCGACACAAACCGATCCCGGCTACTTCTTCATGCCCAACCACATTATCCTGATAGGCGCGAGCGAACAACCGTACAGCCTTGGCGAACGCATACTCAGCAACCTGCTGGGCACACCTTTCCAAGGGAAAATTACCCCTGTAAACCCGCGCCACCACACCATAGCAGGACTGCCCGCCTACCCCAGCCTCAACAAAATCCCCGGCGGCGCAGACCTTATCATTGCCGTTACCCCGCCAGATAGCTACGACACCCTATTCAAGGCCTGCCAAAAAAAACAACTCCAACATATTATCCTCATACAAGACTGGAACAGTCTCTCTTCCTCCGAGCTGAACACAGCCGAAAACGCCATACGCAAACACCACGGAGACCGCCTCAACATTACCGCCTGCACCACAGCAGGCATTCAGATTCCTTCGCTCGGACTCAACATCAGCACCCATGACGAATACGCCGCAGGCTATACCGCCATACTGACCGGAGATGCCGCCGTCAGCCGCCAAATCGATACCGTCCTCAAAAAACTCCATCAAGGCATATCCCGCCACATCAGCCTGAACTACGGCATCAGCCCCATCACATCCGCCGACTGGCTCAACCGCTTCGGCCACAGCCTGCACACCAAAACCGCCGTCCTACACCATAACCCAGAAGAGGACCAGCGCAAACTGTTCAGCGCCATCCGCCAATTTACCCGCCACACACCACTCATTCTCCACATCACCTATCGCACGACCGAAACCGACCGTGCCGTACTGCACAGCCTTGCCCGCCGTTGCAATTTCCTCATTAGTTTCAACACCGACGACCTCGAAGCCGCACTGCGCACCCAACTATCTAATCTTCCACAGCTGTCACGACTCGACATCCTGTCCGACACGCCTGCCGAATGGCTGCACGCATACACACCGGCAAACCTCTCGCTCCACTTCCCGACAATATCCCGTCAAGTCAGCAACGGATACATAACCTGCACGCCCACGCCCTCGCTCTACCACAACATCGTATCCCGCCAACTTTCACAGCCCGATACGCAAGCTGTATTGACAATACTCACCCCTTCCGGACACAAAGACTATAAAAAAACAGCACGCGCGCTTATCCGCCTATCAGAACAAACTGCCAAACCCCTGCTCATCAGCAGCCCCCTATCAGACGGCATAAACCACTTCGACTCGCCCACACAGGCAATCCGCACACTCGCCTTTCACAATACCGCCGCCGAACTAAAGCAGCTGCAGCTTTGCACCGCACCGCTGAAACCATGCCGTCTGAAAACCCCGCAACCCCAAAATATCAAAAAAGCCCTTGCAGCGGCAAATCCCTCCCTGCTCGCCGAAGCCCTGCACCTCCCCCCCTACCGGCACACCACCCACAACGCCGTACAATTCCAACTCGACAGCCATCCCATTTACGGCAATATTCTGACCGTACGGTACGCAGGGCAAACCACGGCCGCCCTTCCCCCGTTTACCACACAGGACAGCCTCCATATCGCCCAGTTTGCCGAACTGGAAGACTCGCAAACTCTTAACCAGTTCCTTCACACACTGACCACCCTTTCCAACCACAACCTGCACATCGGCAAAATCACCCTCAACCTAAACGGCGGACAATACAATACCGACTTTGACCTAAAAGCACCCGAAACACACAATGCACCCGGACGCAAAACAACAAGCAAGACCGTACAAACCCTCGAACACGCCGCCGCAAAAATGCAAAGTGCCGCCCAATACCTGAAACACAAAAACCCGGCAGCCTCAGAGTTCCTCCGACACACAAGCGAAGCTGCCGCCGAACTGCTCGGCAGTAAAACCGCAACCGATAAAAAAACACCCAACGTGCTCCCACCCTACCCTGAGGCACACCCAAAAATACTGTTTCTAAAAAACAACATGACCGTTACAGTAAGCCCGCTGCTGCCCGAAGATGCCGAGGCCAAACAAAAATTCATCCGAAAACTCAGTCCCGAAGCACGGTACACACGCTTCATGACCCACATCAACGAACTTCCTGAAGCTACATTGGCACGCTTATGCAACCCGGACTACTACTGCGAAGCCGCATGGACAGCAAGAGATAATAACGACAACATCGTCGCCGTCGTCCGCCACAGCCGCTTGAACCGCAACGAATGCGAGTTCGGCATCGCATTGGCAGAAAATATGCGCGGCAGCGGGCTGGCACAGCAAATGATGGAACTCATCATCCAAACCGCCGCACAGCAAGGCTACCGGACTATGAGTGCCGACATCCTCAAAGCCAACACTCCCATGGTTAAACTTGCTGAAAAATCAGGATTTACCCTCAAAGAATCAGACACCGAAAAAAACCTATACCGTGCATACCTTCACCTCGTGCCCGACAAAACAACAACAATAAAAACAAATAAAAACTTGCGCACCAACCACAAAATACCCTAA
- the misS gene encoding two-component system sensor histidine kinase MisS, whose protein sequence is MKLFQRIFATFCAVIVCAIFVASFSFWLVQNTLAENQFNQRRTIETTLMSSIISAFQARGDNGAREILTEWKDSPVSSAVYVIQGDEKKDILNRYIDGYTIERARLFAANNPHSNLVHIEYDRFGEEYLFFIKDWDNRQAQRLPSPLFIPGLPLAPIWHEFIILSFIIIVGLLMAYILASNITKPIRILGNGMDRVANGELETRISQQVDDRDDELSHLALQFDKMVEKLEKLVAKERHLLHHVSHEMRSPLARMQAIVGLIQAQPQKQEQYLKRLEGELTRMDTLVGELLTLSRLETSNMALEKENLKLLPFLSNLVEDNQSIAQKNGQTVTLSADGKIPENATLYANESYLYRAFDNVIRNAVNYSPEGSTILINIGQDHKHWIIDVTDNGPGVDEMQLPHIFTAFYRADSSANKPGTGLGLALTQHIIGQHCGKIIAENIKPNGLRMRFILPKKKTGSKTEKSAN, encoded by the coding sequence ATGAAACTGTTCCAACGCATCTTCGCCACATTTTGCGCAGTCATTGTCTGCGCAATCTTTGTGGCGAGTTTTTCTTTCTGGCTGGTGCAAAACACCCTTGCCGAAAACCAATTCAACCAACGCCGCACCATCGAAACCACATTGATGAGCAGCATCATTTCCGCATTTCAGGCACGCGGAGACAACGGTGCGCGCGAAATTCTGACAGAATGGAAAGACAGCCCCGTTTCATCGGCCGTATACGTTATACAGGGCGACGAAAAAAAAGACATTCTAAACAGGTACATCGATGGCTACACCATAGAACGTGCCCGGCTTTTTGCAGCCAACAACCCGCATTCCAACCTCGTTCATATCGAATATGACCGTTTCGGTGAGGAATACCTGTTCTTCATCAAAGACTGGGACAACCGTCAAGCCCAACGCCTGCCCAGCCCCTTATTCATTCCCGGACTGCCGCTCGCTCCGATTTGGCACGAATTCATCATACTGTCCTTCATCATCATCGTCGGCCTGCTGATGGCATACATCCTGGCCAGCAATATCACCAAACCCATCAGGATTCTTGGCAACGGTATGGATAGGGTAGCAAACGGAGAACTTGAAACCCGGATTTCGCAACAAGTAGACGACCGTGACGACGAATTGTCCCATCTCGCACTGCAATTCGACAAAATGGTGGAAAAACTCGAAAAACTTGTCGCCAAAGAACGTCACCTGCTCCATCACGTCTCCCATGAAATGCGTTCTCCCCTTGCACGCATGCAGGCAATTGTCGGATTAATTCAGGCACAACCCCAAAAACAGGAACAATACCTAAAACGACTCGAAGGCGAGTTGACCCGCATGGATACGCTAGTCGGCGAACTCTTAACCTTGTCCCGCCTCGAAACCTCCAATATGGCTTTGGAAAAAGAAAACCTGAAACTCCTACCCTTCCTAAGCAACCTTGTAGAAGACAATCAAAGCATCGCCCAGAAAAACGGACAAACGGTTACCCTGTCTGCCGACGGGAAAATTCCCGAAAACGCCACCCTATATGCCAATGAAAGTTACCTGTACCGCGCCTTCGACAACGTTATCCGCAACGCTGTCAATTACAGCCCGGAAGGCAGTACCATCCTGATCAACATCGGACAAGACCACAAACACTGGATTATCGACGTTACCGACAACGGACCGGGTGTGGACGAAATGCAGCTTCCCCACATATTTACCGCCTTCTACCGGGCCGACTCCAGTGCCAACAAGCCCGGAACGGGACTGGGGCTTGCATTGACCCAACATATTATTGGACAGCACTGCGGGAAAATCATCGCCGAAAACATCAAACCAAACGGGCTGCGGATGCGCTTCATCCTACCCAAGAAAAAAACCGGTTCCAAAACAGAAAAAAGTGCGAACTGA
- the misR gene encoding two-component system response regulator MisR — translation MSRVLLVDDDALLTELLTEYLSAEGLNVHSVPDGEAGVQEILSGQYDVVVLDSMMPKMNGLDVLKNVRTQSTVPIIMLTAKGDDIDRIIGLEMGADDYVPKPCTPRELLARINAILRRAQHSGEQNNVPNNISVSDVVLYPAKRQASVKDKPLELTSTEFNLLEVLMRHAGQVVSKETLSVEALDRKLAKFDRSIDVHISSIRHKLGDASLIQTVRGLGYLFVKN, via the coding sequence ATGAGCCGCGTATTACTCGTAGATGACGACGCCCTACTGACCGAACTGCTGACCGAATACCTGAGCGCCGAAGGCCTGAACGTCCACAGCGTTCCCGATGGAGAAGCAGGCGTACAGGAAATCCTAAGCGGGCAATACGATGTAGTCGTATTAGATTCCATGATGCCCAAAATGAACGGACTGGACGTTTTAAAAAATGTCCGCACACAAAGCACCGTTCCCATCATCATGCTGACTGCCAAAGGCGATGATATCGACCGCATTATCGGATTGGAAATGGGCGCGGACGACTACGTGCCCAAACCCTGTACACCGCGCGAACTCCTGGCACGCATCAACGCCATCCTCCGACGTGCGCAACACAGCGGGGAACAAAACAACGTACCAAACAACATCTCGGTCAGCGATGTCGTACTGTATCCTGCCAAACGCCAAGCCTCTGTTAAAGATAAACCGCTCGAACTGACCAGTACCGAATTCAATCTGCTCGAAGTCCTGATGCGCCATGCCGGACAAGTGGTCAGCAAAGAGACCTTATCCGTCGAAGCACTTGACCGCAAACTGGCAAAATTCGACCGCAGTATCGACGTACATATCTCCAGCATCCGACACAAACTGGGGGATGCTTCCCTGATTCAAACTGTACGCGGCTTAGGCTACCTGTTTGTAAAAAACTGA